GACAATCCCGGAGGGGAGAGCCTCCAGATTGAATCCGTGACCTCGACTGTCGGCGGCGAAAAAGCTGATGGTGGCCTCCGGAGGATATCGATGAACCATTTGCCGGGCTTGGTCCAGGTCCCGGCAAGCCAGCATCTTTCGCATCACAACCACGAACAGGTTGTCTCCAACGCTCCTCTGGCTGGCGCAGGAAAGACCGGTTTCGGCTACTCCAAGTCCATATTCGTTCAGGCCGTATTTCCCAGGCTGTCCGCATTCGGTCACCATGATGTGATCCGGGAGATCGTCGCAGCGGGCGATAATCACGGCTCGAAAAGCCATCACCTCCGGTCTCCACTCCCAATTCTGACCCAGCAGCGTGTGTCCCTGGGCCATGCACTGAGGGCCTACGAAAACATTCGAGCATTCTCCAAGTCGAATCGATTCATAAGTGATTTCGTAACGGCCGGAGAGTGCGAAAATGTCTTCCAGTGTCTGGCCCGATCCCTCAGCAATTCCTTCATACTCAGCCAGGAGCTCGGGACTGGTCCGGGCGGTCGGCTCGATGAAGCGCGCGGCCCTCCTTCGAATTTCCGCTGAATCGATGCT
Above is a window of Acidobacteriota bacterium DNA encoding:
- a CDS encoding C45 family autoproteolytic acyltransferase/hydrolase — protein: MTGSLYFIRLSGSSRQRGLQHGRQLREPIQTAIDFYRELFSRHLSIDSAEIRRRAARFIEPTARTSPELLAEYEGIAEGSGQTLEDIFALSGRYEITYESIRLGECSNVFVGPQCMAQGHTLLGQNWEWRPEVMAFRAVIIARCDDLPDHIMVTECGQPGKYGLNEYGLGVAETGLSCASQRSVGDNLFVVVMRKMLACRDLDQARQMVHRYPPEATISFFAADSRGHGFNLEALPSGIVEREFSEDEIDWHTNHSRLTEEPCLFGDSLIRGRRWEELIDAARPVTVPLLGRWLADSANGYNSICRAPDPERAQTPTFLQTLCSIVLDLTTREMWISDGLSSQMPYQRVGFDEEERRPSFLAFDQEQMTPTGPDHTRQRASME